A region of Massilia sp. WG5 DNA encodes the following proteins:
- a CDS encoding ABC-F family ATPase, giving the protein MLSTANITMQFGAKPLFENISVKFGDGNRYGLIGANGCGKSTFMKILGGDLEPSGGNVSLDPGERLGKLRQDQFAYEDVRVLDVVMMGHTELWNAIAERDAIYANPDATDDDYMKAAELEGKVAEYDGYSAEARAGELLLGLGIATDLHHGPMSAVAPGWKLRVLLAQALFSDPDILLLDEPTNNLDIHTISWLADMLNQRNSTMIIISHDRHFLNSVCTHVADMDYGTLKVYPGNYDDYMEASTQARNQQLANNAKAKEKVAELQDFVRRFSANKSKARQATSRLKMIDKIKIEEFKPSSRAYPFVRFEGEKKLHRLAVETEGLSKSYDRTLFKNFSIAIEAGERVAIIGANGAGKTTLLRCIGGHEVTGLDGDTGRIKWAENANPGYMPQDPTEEFATDLNLTDWMGNWTKEGDDDQAVRSILGRLLFGGDEVKKSVRVLSGGEKGRMMYGKLMLGRHNVLMLDEPTNHMDMESIESLNIALDKYAGTLIFVSHDREFVSSLATRILEVKEDRVIDFQGNYEDYLKSQGLE; this is encoded by the coding sequence GTGCTCAGTACAGCCAACATTACGATGCAGTTCGGCGCCAAGCCGCTCTTCGAAAACATTTCCGTCAAATTCGGCGACGGCAACCGTTACGGCCTGATCGGCGCGAACGGTTGCGGCAAGTCGACTTTCATGAAGATCCTGGGCGGCGACCTCGAGCCGTCCGGCGGCAACGTCTCGCTCGACCCGGGCGAGCGCCTCGGCAAGCTGCGCCAGGACCAGTTCGCCTACGAAGACGTGCGCGTGCTCGACGTGGTCATGATGGGCCACACCGAGCTGTGGAACGCGATCGCCGAGCGCGACGCGATCTACGCGAACCCGGATGCGACCGATGACGATTACATGAAAGCCGCCGAGCTCGAAGGCAAGGTCGCCGAATACGACGGCTACTCGGCCGAAGCGCGTGCCGGCGAGCTGCTGCTCGGCCTGGGCATCGCCACCGACCTGCACCATGGCCCGATGAGCGCCGTGGCGCCGGGCTGGAAGCTGCGCGTGCTGCTGGCCCAGGCCCTGTTCTCGGATCCGGACATCCTGCTGCTGGACGAACCGACCAACAACCTGGACATCCACACGATCAGCTGGCTGGCGGACATGCTGAACCAGCGTAACTCGACGATGATCATCATCTCGCACGATCGTCACTTCCTGAACTCGGTCTGTACCCACGTCGCCGACATGGACTACGGCACGCTGAAGGTCTATCCGGGTAACTACGACGACTACATGGAAGCGTCGACCCAGGCCCGCAACCAGCAGCTGGCCAACAATGCCAAGGCCAAGGAAAAAGTGGCCGAGCTGCAGGACTTCGTGCGCCGCTTCTCGGCCAACAAGTCCAAGGCCCGCCAGGCGACCTCGCGCCTGAAGATGATCGACAAGATCAAGATCGAAGAATTCAAGCCGTCTTCGCGCGCCTATCCCTTCGTGCGCTTCGAAGGCGAGAAGAAGCTGCACCGTCTTGCCGTCGAGACCGAAGGTCTGAGCAAGTCCTACGACCGCACGCTGTTCAAGAACTTCTCGATCGCGATCGAAGCCGGCGAGCGCGTCGCCATCATCGGCGCCAACGGCGCCGGCAAGACCACGCTGCTGCGTTGCATCGGCGGTCACGAAGTCACCGGCCTGGATGGCGACACCGGCCGCATCAAGTGGGCCGAGAACGCCAATCCGGGCTATATGCCGCAGGATCCGACCGAGGAATTCGCGACCGACCTGAACCTGACCGACTGGATGGGGAACTGGACCAAGGAAGGTGACGACGACCAGGCCGTGCGCTCGATCCTGGGTCGCCTGCTGTTCGGCGGCGACGAAGTCAAGAAATCGGTGCGTGTGCTGTCCGGCGGTGAGAAGGGTCGCATGATGTACGGCAAGCTGATGCTGGGCCGTCACAACGTGCTGATGCTCGACGAGCCGACCAACCACATGGACATGGAATCGATCGAGTCGCTCAACATCGCGCTCGACAAATATGCAGGCACCCTGATCTTCGTGTCGCACGACCGCGAATTCGTCTCCTCGCTGGCGACCCGCATCCTCGAAGTCAAGGAAGACCGTGTCATCGACTTCCAGGGCAATTACGAAGACTACCTGAAGAGCCAGGGTCTCGAATAA
- the ldcA gene encoding muramoyltetrapeptide carboxypeptidase, translated as MTPQPVQRLGIAVVAPGGYAPDAEAVPRGIARLESQGILVRNYYEHEQRHLRFGGTDEARLAQLNAAAADPEVQVVVALRGQYGMTRLLPHIDFDRMADSGKIFVGFSDITAFHMALYARRRAISYAGPMFAGDFGAPEPVDFTLDDFWRCLAGPTHAVTGQGAGNPALDVSGTVWGGNLAMMMSLAGTPYFPVIDGGILFLEDIAEHPYRVERMLLQLMQSGVLARQRAIVLGDFSGYRLSPADNGYNFDEMLAYLRATLPCPVLTGLAFGHIPRRVTIPFGAQGQLVSSEAGWRLTMSGYPTVQLG; from the coding sequence ATCACTCCCCAACCAGTCCAGCGGCTCGGCATCGCCGTGGTCGCACCGGGCGGCTATGCGCCCGACGCCGAAGCCGTACCGCGCGGCATCGCCCGCCTCGAATCCCAGGGCATCCTGGTCCGCAACTACTACGAACACGAGCAGCGCCACCTGCGCTTCGGCGGCACCGACGAGGCGCGCCTGGCCCAGCTGAACGCCGCCGCCGCCGACCCGGAGGTCCAGGTCGTGGTCGCGCTGCGCGGCCAGTACGGCATGACCAGGCTGCTGCCGCACATCGACTTCGACCGCATGGCGGACAGCGGCAAGATCTTCGTCGGCTTTTCGGACATCACCGCCTTCCACATGGCCCTGTACGCCAGGCGCCGCGCCATCAGCTATGCCGGCCCGATGTTCGCCGGTGATTTCGGCGCACCCGAGCCCGTCGATTTCACCCTCGACGATTTCTGGCGCTGCCTGGCCGGTCCGACGCATGCCGTGACAGGGCAGGGCGCCGGCAATCCGGCGCTGGACGTGAGCGGCACGGTCTGGGGCGGCAACCTGGCGATGATGATGTCGCTGGCCGGCACCCCGTACTTCCCGGTCATCGACGGCGGCATCCTGTTCCTCGAAGACATTGCGGAGCATCCCTACCGCGTCGAACGCATGCTGCTGCAGTTGATGCAATCGGGCGTGCTGGCGCGCCAGCGGGCCATCGTGCTGGGCGATTTTTCGGGCTATCGCCTGTCGCCTGCCGACAATGGCTACAACTTTGACGAAATGCTGGCCTACCTGCGCGCGACCCTGCCGTGCCCGGTGCTGACCGGACTGGCGTTCGGCCACATCCCGCGCCGGGTGACGATTCCCTTCGGCGCCCAGGGACAGCTGGTCTCGAGCGAGGCCGGCTGGCGACTGACGATGTCCGGCTACCCAACAGTTCAACTAGGCTAG
- a CDS encoding alpha/beta fold hydrolase has product MPSLNANGIRIAFDTAGDPKAVPLLLISGLGLQLTAWPDEFVEGLVELGFYVIRYDNRDTGLSTKFEHAGTPSLGLAWLKSRIGWPIRPPYTLEDMADDAVGVLSALGVARAHVVGVSMGGMIAQLMAAKYPSRVLSLTSIMSSSGRRGLPGPTPAVKRAMMRRPGTDIDAMIEHGVRLLQAIASPTYPTPEKQLRRRVARALRRNCCPGGVARQILAVAASGDRSPQLHTIAVPTLVIHGAADPMVPPACGVDTAEAIPNARLEMIEGMGHDLPAQLLERLLALIDAHAHGKMTPDSTPRLFVKQ; this is encoded by the coding sequence ATGCCTAGCCTGAACGCCAACGGCATCCGCATCGCCTTCGACACCGCGGGCGATCCGAAAGCCGTCCCCTTGCTGCTGATTTCCGGCCTCGGCCTGCAATTGACGGCATGGCCGGACGAGTTCGTCGAAGGCCTGGTCGAGCTCGGCTTTTACGTGATCCGTTACGATAATCGTGACACTGGCCTGTCCACCAAGTTCGAGCATGCCGGCACGCCGAGCCTCGGCCTGGCCTGGCTGAAGTCGCGGATAGGCTGGCCGATCCGCCCGCCCTATACCCTCGAAGACATGGCCGACGATGCGGTCGGCGTGCTGTCGGCGCTCGGGGTTGCGCGCGCCCACGTGGTGGGCGTCTCGATGGGCGGCATGATCGCGCAGCTGATGGCGGCCAAATATCCGTCGCGGGTACTGAGCCTGACGTCCATCATGTCGAGCAGCGGACGGCGCGGCCTGCCCGGGCCCACGCCCGCCGTCAAGCGCGCCATGATGCGCCGCCCCGGTACCGATATCGATGCGATGATCGAGCACGGCGTGCGCCTGCTGCAGGCGATCGCCAGCCCGACCTATCCGACCCCGGAAAAGCAGCTGCGCCGCCGGGTTGCGCGCGCGCTGCGCCGCAACTGCTGTCCCGGCGGCGTGGCGCGCCAGATCCTGGCCGTGGCCGCCAGCGGCGACCGCAGCCCGCAACTGCACACCATCGCCGTGCCGACCCTGGTGATCCACGGCGCCGCCGACCCGATGGTGCCGCCGGCCTGCGGCGTGGATACGGCCGAGGCGATCCCCAATGCCCGCCTTGAGATGATCGAAGGGATGGGGCACGATCTGCCGGCCCAGTTGCTGGAGAGATTGCTTGCCTTGATCGACGCGCATGCGCACGGTAAGATGACGCCAGACTCGACACCACGGCTCTTCGTCAAACAGTGA